A stretch of Lysinibacillus agricola DNA encodes these proteins:
- a CDS encoding LCP family protein yields the protein MKNKATNKYKKRSSKASLIIKISLLLIASLAICVTAYGVYLTKQVEHAANSAHEELEGRDISTLRDNKVEPIKDNVSILFVGVDDSDDRGQGSDHSRSDALVLATLNNKTHTIKMLSIPRDSYVYIPKVEYKDKITHAHALGGTLATIDTVEELLDIPIDYYVRMNFNAFIDVVDALGGIEAEVPYALHELDEFDKFTINLEPGLQHLNGSQALALARTRKQDNDIERGKRQQEILTAIINKAASVSSITKYDDVIKALGDNMKTDMTFTEMKSFLSYLTKGVPRIDTLTLDGTDDMSTGIYYYQLNQESVNEVEEILKNHLDLLDETSSSLTNNNTDSAASEESSVSEPAQ from the coding sequence ATGAAAAATAAAGCTACTAATAAGTACAAAAAGAGGTCTTCTAAAGCTTCCTTAATTATAAAAATTTCCCTACTTCTCATTGCTAGTTTGGCAATTTGTGTAACTGCTTATGGTGTTTATCTTACTAAACAAGTAGAACATGCAGCAAACTCAGCACATGAAGAATTAGAAGGCCGAGACATTTCTACACTTCGCGACAATAAAGTAGAGCCGATAAAAGATAATGTATCTATCTTATTTGTCGGTGTTGATGATAGTGATGATCGTGGGCAAGGTTCGGATCATTCGCGTTCCGATGCACTGGTTTTAGCTACATTAAATAATAAAACGCATACAATTAAAATGCTAAGCATTCCTCGTGATTCATACGTTTATATTCCTAAAGTAGAATATAAAGATAAAATTACCCATGCACATGCTTTAGGTGGCACACTGGCAACAATCGACACAGTTGAAGAATTATTAGATATCCCAATTGACTATTATGTACGCATGAACTTCAATGCTTTTATTGACGTGGTTGATGCATTAGGTGGCATTGAAGCTGAAGTACCTTATGCTTTACATGAGTTAGACGAATTCGACAAGTTTACAATCAATTTGGAGCCAGGTTTACAGCATTTAAACGGTAGTCAAGCACTTGCACTCGCAAGAACACGTAAACAAGATAATGATATTGAGCGTGGTAAGCGTCAACAAGAAATTCTTACAGCTATTATCAATAAAGCTGCTTCTGTTAGTTCTATAACAAAATACGATGATGTAATTAAGGCACTTGGTGATAATATGAAGACGGATATGACATTTACTGAAATGAAATCCTTCTTGTCTTATTTAACAAAAGGTGTACCACGCATTGACACTTTAACATTAGATGGCACAGATGATATGTCTACTGGTATATATTATTATCAATTAAATCAAGAGTCTGTTAATGAAGTAGAAGAAATTTTGAAAAACCACCTTGACTTATTAGATGAAACTTCATCAAGCCTCACAAATAACAATACTGACAGCGCTGCAAGTGAAGAATCTTCGGTGAGTGAACCAGCCCAATAA
- a CDS encoding YigZ family protein, with translation MRENYLTVKGYGESEIVISKSRFLTYIERAETEEDAISFIERIKKMHHNATHNCSAYIIGEHDHIQKANDDGEPSGTAGVPMLEVLKKQGLKDTVVVVTRYFGGIKLGGGGLIRAYGKATTEGLLAAQVVERKLHHFMKIAVDYTWLGKVENEIRGSSYTLEEIRYLEGVEIIVSVLKEEEEQFQNWVTEMTNGQANITFEDAQFIEFVVK, from the coding sequence ATGAGAGAAAACTATTTAACAGTAAAAGGATACGGAGAAAGCGAAATTGTTATTTCTAAATCTCGTTTTCTCACTTATATAGAACGTGCAGAAACGGAAGAGGATGCAATTTCTTTTATTGAACGCATAAAAAAAATGCATCATAACGCGACGCACAATTGCTCAGCCTATATTATTGGAGAGCATGATCATATTCAAAAAGCAAACGATGACGGGGAACCTAGTGGCACAGCAGGCGTCCCTATGTTAGAAGTCTTAAAGAAACAAGGCTTAAAGGATACGGTCGTTGTCGTCACACGCTACTTTGGTGGCATTAAGCTTGGCGGTGGCGGTCTTATTCGTGCATACGGAAAAGCGACAACTGAAGGTTTACTTGCTGCACAAGTAGTTGAACGCAAGCTTCATCATTTTATGAAAATAGCCGTTGATTACACATGGCTTGGCAAAGTTGAAAATGAAATTCGAGGTTCTTCGTATACATTAGAAGAAATTCGCTACTTGGAAGGCGTCGAAATCATTGTATCTGTGCTAAAAGAGGAAGAAGAACAGTTCCAAAATTGGGTAACCGAAATGACAAACGGACAAGCAAACATTACATTTGAGGATGCGCAATTTATCGAATTTGTTGTGAAATAA
- a CDS encoding sensor histidine kinase translates to MFSNDTFDLKSLDDIFNRMLDTIMSSKDDIFIISEQSRRNFEDMQNELEIVRKQVSIVIDEGDALEKSTQLAKQRLVLVSKAFDNYTEEQVREAYETAHDFQVKLSVIRTQEKQLRDKRDDLERRLRGLLDTIERADHIVNQVNVVLNYLTSDLRNVGLALEQAKMKQDFGIRIIAAQEEERKRLSREIHDGPAQMLANVLMRTDLIDRTYREKGIEYALAEIADLKKTVRNALSEVRRIIYDLRPMALDDLGIVPTLKKYLSTVTEYNPGVEVHFQSRSTEKRIPSNYEVSIFRLVQECVTNAMKHGNCKDIWVKLEWLNNAVNIVVKDDGKGFDPQVVKDHSFGILGMKERIEILDGTISITSEINRGTTVLFKIPLEVE, encoded by the coding sequence ATGTTTTCAAATGATACCTTCGATTTAAAGTCGCTTGATGACATATTTAATCGAATGTTAGATACAATCATGAGCTCAAAGGATGATATCTTTATTATAAGTGAACAAAGCAGAAGAAACTTCGAAGATATGCAAAATGAGCTAGAAATTGTTCGAAAACAAGTTTCAATTGTTATTGATGAAGGCGATGCTTTAGAAAAAAGTACACAGCTTGCTAAACAAAGACTTGTGTTAGTAAGTAAAGCTTTTGATAATTATACCGAAGAACAAGTCAGAGAAGCATATGAAACTGCACATGATTTTCAAGTGAAGCTCTCCGTTATTAGAACACAAGAAAAGCAGCTACGTGATAAAAGAGATGATCTAGAGAGAAGATTAAGAGGATTGCTCGATACGATTGAACGTGCAGATCATATTGTCAATCAAGTAAATGTCGTTTTGAATTACTTAACTTCAGATTTAAGAAATGTTGGTTTAGCACTAGAACAAGCAAAAATGAAACAAGATTTTGGTATACGAATTATCGCAGCACAAGAAGAAGAGCGGAAACGTTTATCTAGGGAAATTCATGATGGACCTGCTCAGATGCTGGCAAATGTACTAATGCGCACTGATTTAATAGATAGAACGTATCGTGAGAAGGGCATTGAATATGCTTTGGCTGAAATTGCTGATTTAAAGAAAACGGTGCGTAATGCATTATCAGAGGTGCGACGTATTATCTATGATTTAAGACCAATGGCACTTGATGATTTGGGAATCGTTCCGACATTAAAAAAGTACTTATCGACAGTGACTGAATATAACCCTGGTGTTGAAGTTCATTTCCAATCGAGAAGTACCGAAAAGCGTATACCTTCAAACTATGAAGTATCTATTTTCCGACTAGTGCAGGAGTGTGTAACAAATGCCATGAAGCACGGGAATTGTAAGGATATTTGGGTGAAACTTGAGTGGTTGAACAATGCCGTAAATATCGTTGTAAAGGATGATGGCAAAGGTTTCGATCCACAGGTAGTTAAAGATCATTCCTTTGGGATTTTAGGAATGAAAGAACGTATCGAAATTTTGGATGGTACAATCTCCATTACTAGTGAGATAAATCGAGGTACGACGGTTTTATTTAAAATTCCGTTAGAAGTAGAGTGA
- a CDS encoding response regulator transcription factor, with amino-acid sequence MTKIIIVDDHQLFREGVKRILDFEDTFDVVAEGDDGTDVVTLYAENQPDVVLMDINMPGKNGVEATAELISEFPDAKVIMLSIHDDETYVTHALKSGSLGYMLKEMDADEIVEAIKVVANGGSYLHPKVTKNLVAEFRRLSEHENKGNFHQTEIRRPFHLLTKRECEVLQLLTDGQSNRTIGETLFISEKTVKNHVSSILQKMNVNDRTQAVVTAIKNGWVEVR; translated from the coding sequence ATGACGAAGATTATTATTGTAGACGATCACCAGCTATTCCGCGAAGGAGTAAAACGTATTTTAGATTTTGAAGATACGTTCGATGTAGTAGCAGAAGGTGATGATGGTACAGATGTGGTTACTTTATATGCTGAAAATCAACCAGATGTTGTACTAATGGATATTAATATGCCGGGTAAAAATGGAGTAGAGGCTACGGCAGAGCTAATTAGTGAATTCCCAGACGCAAAGGTTATTATGCTATCCATTCATGATGATGAAACATATGTAACACATGCGCTAAAATCTGGATCACTTGGCTATATGCTAAAAGAGATGGATGCTGACGAAATTGTTGAAGCCATTAAAGTAGTCGCGAATGGTGGATCTTATCTACATCCTAAAGTAACTAAAAATCTAGTAGCAGAATTCCGTCGTCTATCTGAGCATGAAAATAAAGGAAACTTCCATCAAACAGAAATTCGTCGCCCGTTCCATTTATTAACAAAGCGTGAATGTGAAGTATTACAATTATTAACAGACGGTCAATCTAACCGTACGATTGGCGAGACACTGTTTATTTCTGAAAAAACAGTTAAAAACCACGTTTCAAGCATTTTACAAAAAATGAATGTAAACGACCGTACACAAGCTGTTGTTACAGCCATCAAAAATGGCTGGGTTGAAGTACGATAA
- a CDS encoding nuclear transport factor 2 family protein, with translation MLKKSILAVLTLLVLTACSNKKDEISTEDRAKVIEDGTVGFEMVGGNVEKATNVPAAEEKAILASFDEYIAALNAEDINRYMQSISKNPRGFKYDEEKTYAAEVFDQFDSKREVENVTIAKYKNEEAEVFANMTMHALQVETNIEHESAGRQVTVFVKEDGSWKVTSVYYIGDDSKSSTGQ, from the coding sequence ATGTTAAAGAAAAGTATTCTAGCAGTTCTTACCTTATTAGTGTTAACTGCCTGTAGTAATAAAAAAGATGAGATAAGTACGGAAGATCGTGCAAAAGTGATTGAAGATGGAACTGTTGGTTTTGAAATGGTTGGCGGTAATGTAGAAAAAGCTACGAATGTACCAGCAGCAGAAGAAAAAGCCATTTTAGCGTCTTTCGATGAGTATATTGCTGCGTTAAATGCAGAAGATATCAATCGTTATATGCAATCAATATCGAAGAATCCAAGAGGCTTTAAGTATGATGAAGAGAAGACTTATGCAGCCGAGGTATTCGACCAATTTGATAGTAAACGTGAAGTAGAAAATGTAACCATTGCGAAGTATAAGAACGAAGAAGCGGAGGTCTTTGCCAATATGACAATGCACGCTCTGCAGGTTGAAACAAACATCGAACATGAAAGTGCGGGGCGTCAAGTAACTGTCTTTGTAAAAGAGGATGGAAGCTGGAAAGTAACGAGCGTCTATTATATTGGAGATGACTCTAAATCAAGCACTGGCCAATAA
- a CDS encoding DegV family protein, which produces MRTAIVTDSTAYITAEERARLNIHMIPLSVNISGQLFAEEVDITASEFYDKVRGAKEFPKTTQPPIGEFVSLFEELAKEHDEVISIHLSSGISGTYQGAVQAGEMVEGVDVYAFDSEISCAVQGFYAIRAAEMAAQGFSAKEIFATLADMQQSIRAYFIVDDLAHLQRGGRLSSAAALIGGLLQVKPVLHFVDKVIVPFEKIRTRKKALKRAEELLAEDAKKYEAMDAVVIHANCQAEAEEWLAQLAATYPNVNFKLSYFGPVIGTHLGEGSMGLGWTKK; this is translated from the coding sequence ATGAGGACAGCAATCGTAACAGATAGTACTGCATATATTACGGCTGAAGAACGAGCACGCTTAAACATTCATATGATTCCGTTAAGTGTAAATATCTCAGGGCAATTATTTGCAGAAGAAGTAGATATCACGGCATCTGAATTTTATGATAAAGTACGCGGGGCAAAAGAATTTCCAAAAACAACGCAGCCCCCAATCGGAGAATTTGTCTCTCTCTTTGAAGAGCTGGCAAAAGAGCATGATGAAGTAATTTCTATTCATTTATCAAGTGGAATCAGTGGAACATATCAAGGCGCCGTTCAAGCAGGCGAAATGGTGGAAGGCGTTGATGTGTACGCTTTTGATAGTGAAATATCCTGTGCGGTACAGGGTTTTTATGCTATACGAGCAGCTGAAATGGCGGCTCAGGGCTTTTCTGCAAAAGAAATATTCGCTACATTGGCGGACATGCAGCAGTCTATTCGTGCTTACTTCATTGTAGATGACTTAGCGCACTTACAGCGTGGGGGACGTTTGTCTTCAGCAGCAGCATTAATTGGCGGCTTATTACAAGTAAAGCCTGTACTTCATTTTGTGGACAAGGTCATTGTACCTTTTGAAAAAATTCGTACGCGTAAAAAAGCATTAAAGCGTGCGGAGGAGCTACTGGCTGAGGATGCTAAAAAATATGAAGCGATGGATGCGGTTGTGATCCACGCCAATTGCCAGGCTGAAGCAGAAGAATGGCTAGCACAACTAGCAGCAACCTACCCGAACGTTAACTTTAAATTGAGCTATTTCGGTCCCGTTATCGGCACACACTTAGGTGAAGGCTCAATGGGACTAGGCTGGACAAAAAAATAA
- a CDS encoding DEAD/DEAH box helicase: protein MKYKGWLLPPALRDFHEGRIWLKEHTPFSKEDIEKSIHHKYFHIIEGIQKVPHLECNRCHNDDPQQFTTFDCSKCQQQCIYCRHCLNMGRVSSCTQLIIWIGPRTIRTRKHSLKWAGQFTVLQQQAANEMLESVKVKRSHLTHAVCGAGKTELLFLTVHYALEQGLRVCIATPRTDVVLELYPRFQKVFPQSIIHALYGGSPKQGGYGQLVLATTHQLYRFERAFDVMIVDEADAFPYTFDETLQRAVQKAKTENAPILFVTATPSQKLLTQYQSKSYSFIPKRYHNCPLPVPRFISLWSYEKSLKRGKIPRKLKQWTEERLAQKEPFLLFFPKVELMKIATPLFQLLDASIMAVHAEDPDRKEKVLKLRHEEVPGLLTTTILERGITIKNVQVAVIGAESTIFTSSALIQIAGRVGRNANFADGDVVFFHHGITVEMDDARIKILYYNKKGFPQ, encoded by the coding sequence ATGAAATACAAAGGTTGGTTGTTGCCACCAGCATTACGAGACTTTCATGAAGGTCGTATTTGGTTAAAGGAGCATACCCCATTTTCAAAGGAAGATATCGAGAAATCGATCCACCATAAATACTTCCATATAATAGAAGGAATTCAAAAAGTGCCTCATCTAGAATGCAATCGTTGTCATAATGATGATCCACAGCAATTTACAACGTTTGATTGTTCAAAGTGCCAGCAACAATGTATTTATTGTAGACATTGTCTGAATATGGGCAGAGTGAGTAGCTGCACGCAATTGATAATCTGGATTGGCCCACGCACAATTAGAACAAGGAAGCATTCACTTAAATGGGCAGGTCAATTTACAGTGCTTCAACAGCAGGCAGCAAATGAAATGTTAGAAAGTGTTAAAGTAAAACGTTCCCACCTTACGCATGCAGTGTGTGGGGCAGGAAAAACAGAGCTACTTTTCCTAACTGTTCATTATGCTTTAGAGCAAGGCTTACGGGTATGCATTGCTACGCCTCGTACAGACGTAGTGCTAGAGTTATATCCACGCTTTCAAAAAGTCTTCCCGCAATCGATTATCCATGCTTTATATGGTGGATCACCAAAGCAGGGGGGCTATGGACAGCTTGTGTTGGCTACAACTCATCAGCTTTATCGTTTTGAACGAGCCTTTGATGTCATGATTGTTGATGAGGCTGATGCATTTCCGTATACATTTGACGAAACCTTACAAAGAGCCGTGCAAAAAGCAAAAACAGAGAACGCACCGATATTATTTGTCACAGCAACACCTTCGCAAAAATTACTGACCCAGTATCAAAGTAAAAGCTATTCATTTATCCCGAAGCGCTATCATAATTGTCCATTACCAGTTCCACGATTTATTTCTTTATGGAGCTATGAAAAAAGCTTAAAACGAGGAAAAATTCCACGAAAGCTGAAACAATGGACGGAGGAGCGTCTTGCACAAAAAGAGCCCTTTCTATTATTTTTCCCGAAAGTAGAATTAATGAAAATAGCAACGCCTCTTTTTCAGCTATTAGATGCAAGCATTATGGCGGTTCATGCTGAAGATCCTGATCGTAAAGAAAAAGTGCTTAAACTACGTCATGAAGAAGTTCCTGGTTTACTCACAACAACCATTTTAGAAAGAGGGATTACGATAAAGAATGTGCAGGTTGCTGTTATAGGGGCAGAATCGACAATTTTTACTTCCAGTGCACTTATACAAATTGCAGGGCGAGTTGGGCGGAATGCTAATTTTGCAGATGGAGACGTTGTATTTTTTCATCATGGCATAACAGTTGAAATGGATGATGCGCGTATAAAAATCCTTTATTACAATAAGAAAGGATTTCCGCAATGA
- a CDS encoding ComF family protein — translation MNKIETRCLLCSRPLQSAISWKILLTKQFQSTICDKCSARFEHSPAATALYQYNDAMKDYLHQYKFLQDVALAKVFRQELHARFKNEKATIILIPMHPLKQKERTFSHMEELLKAADIPFTQLLEKTTTETQSSKNREQRIQVAPLFRLMTGAHVEHKEYLLFDDIKTTGTTLRHASEILLNAGARNVRCFTLING, via the coding sequence ATGAATAAAATTGAAACACGTTGCTTATTATGCTCACGTCCTTTGCAATCAGCAATTTCATGGAAAATACTTTTAACAAAACAATTTCAGTCAACCATCTGTGATAAGTGTTCGGCTCGATTTGAACATTCCCCGGCTGCAACTGCACTTTACCAATATAACGACGCTATGAAGGATTATTTGCATCAATATAAATTTCTTCAGGATGTCGCCCTTGCCAAAGTATTTCGGCAGGAGCTACATGCACGATTCAAAAATGAAAAAGCAACCATTATATTGATTCCAATGCATCCCCTTAAGCAAAAGGAACGTACCTTCTCACATATGGAGGAGCTATTAAAGGCTGCCGATATTCCCTTTACGCAACTTTTAGAAAAGACGACTACAGAAACGCAAAGTTCTAAAAATAGAGAACAGCGAATACAAGTAGCTCCTCTTTTTCGTCTGATGACTGGTGCGCATGTAGAGCATAAAGAATATCTTCTTTTTGACGATATAAAAACTACAGGAACTACTTTGCGGCACGCCAGCGAGATTTTATTAAATGCAGGTGCCCGAAATGTTCGATGCTTTACGCTAATTAATGGATGA
- a CDS encoding TIGR03826 family flagellar region protein encodes MAEVRNCPKCNEFFNYTGVREVCHKCAQSEEDLYQIVYRFLRKRENRAATVERIVEATGAEEELLYKWVRKGRLQTAMFPNLGYPCDNCGHLTTTGKLCTKCQDELKSELRTFEAAKEFRESVAERDRVTYHADRKR; translated from the coding sequence ATGGCAGAGGTTCGTAATTGTCCAAAATGTAATGAGTTTTTTAATTATACAGGGGTCAGAGAAGTATGTCATAAATGTGCTCAATCTGAAGAGGACTTATATCAAATCGTTTATCGCTTTTTACGTAAACGTGAAAACCGTGCTGCGACAGTAGAACGTATTGTTGAAGCAACTGGAGCTGAAGAGGAGTTATTGTATAAATGGGTACGCAAGGGGCGCTTACAGACTGCGATGTTCCCTAATCTTGGGTATCCATGTGATAACTGTGGTCACCTAACGACAACAGGCAAGCTTTGTACAAAATGTCAGGATGAATTGAAGTCGGAGCTGCGCACATTCGAAGCGGCGAAGGAGTTCCGCGAAAGTGTGGCAGAACGTGATCGTGTGACATATCACGCAGATCGAAAACGTTAA
- the flgM gene encoding flagellar biosynthesis anti-sigma factor FlgM: MKITTYGINAVNAYKNKVHNVKSGTNKASFADKIEISKAAQEMQGVSTYSTERAERVQQLKEDIDSGEYKVDARKVAEDMLKYYRF, translated from the coding sequence ATGAAAATTACAACTTATGGCATTAATGCAGTAAACGCCTATAAAAATAAGGTGCACAATGTAAAATCAGGCACAAACAAGGCATCTTTCGCCGATAAAATCGAAATTTCAAAGGCTGCACAGGAGATGCAAGGAGTTTCAACATATAGCACAGAGCGTGCAGAACGCGTACAACAATTAAAAGAAGATATTGATTCTGGAGAATACAAAGTCGACGCTCGCAAAGTTGCAGAAGATATGCTGAAATATTATCGTTTCTAA
- a CDS encoding flagellar protein FlgN yields the protein MSVEAICSTLTKLERMHKSLLELANKKTEIITAGDIEALDKMLKDEQAHVAAIDKLEQQRQKQVTEYLGAKGFASTDKMTVADVIEAAEQQSEKEALSAVRNRLMQIINDLKKQNDLNQKLVFQSLQFVNLTLGALQPQTEQMNYSGSEVRGTNTMAKKSYFDSQA from the coding sequence ATGTCTGTAGAAGCAATTTGTTCTACACTAACAAAGCTAGAAAGAATGCATAAAAGCTTACTTGAACTAGCCAATAAAAAAACTGAAATCATCACAGCTGGCGATATCGAAGCACTGGACAAAATGCTCAAGGATGAGCAGGCACATGTAGCGGCCATCGATAAGCTCGAGCAACAGCGTCAGAAACAGGTAACGGAATACCTTGGAGCAAAAGGATTTGCTTCAACTGACAAAATGACTGTCGCTGATGTCATCGAGGCTGCTGAACAACAGTCTGAAAAAGAAGCACTATCAGCAGTTCGCAATCGATTAATGCAAATCATCAATGACTTAAAAAAACAAAACGATTTAAATCAAAAACTAGTGTTCCAATCACTACAATTTGTCAATCTCACATTAGGTGCACTACAACCTCAGACCGAGCAAATGAACTACTCTGGCAGTGAGGTGCGCGGCACAAATACAATGGCCAAAAAATCATATTTCGATTCGCAAGCATAG
- the flgK gene encoding flagellar hook-associated protein FlgK produces MRSTFMGLEASKRGLFTQQTALYTTGHNISNANTLGYSRQRVNMEATAGFPAAGLNQPNYPGHLGTGVQAGSIQRIRDEFVDRQFRQETNKLGYWESRSNAISQMEDIMDEPSQYGLNAALEQFWKGLQDVSTNPENTASRKVAMQRAEHLAESFRYMDKQLKTIQGNLGNEVNVATNRINSLLKQIAAINKQVQEVEPNGHVPNDLYDERDVLIDELNNYIPVSIKRVESGGNASAVAEGSLTVVFKPYGTDKEIELVNGKDYATFEVNGTVANPSGSKQIDGTNLSNMFSSIQVSGLGSTESIAYDDLEPGKGKLLSLIDSYGYDSAGESKGYYIETLASLDKLAAEFAEAFNEMHKKGYDLSGDKNDIDFFTTEDGSPITAGNIRVNDDFLNDPSKLAASSGPNEEGNGKWALELANIQSKGQASLNGATFNSYYQGMIGKLGTDGEEAYRLNKTSETLLVTLSGNRASVSSVSLDEEMTNMITFQQAYNANARMITVVDETLDKIINGMGRVGL; encoded by the coding sequence ATGCGCTCAACATTTATGGGCTTAGAAGCTAGTAAACGTGGTTTATTTACACAACAAACAGCTTTATATACAACTGGACATAATATTTCCAATGCAAATACATTAGGTTATTCTCGTCAACGAGTAAATATGGAAGCAACGGCAGGTTTCCCAGCTGCAGGCTTAAATCAACCTAACTATCCAGGGCATCTCGGAACTGGGGTTCAAGCAGGATCGATTCAACGTATTCGCGATGAATTTGTTGATCGTCAATTCCGTCAAGAAACAAACAAGCTAGGCTATTGGGAATCACGTTCAAATGCAATTTCTCAAATGGAAGATATAATGGACGAACCATCTCAATATGGTCTTAACGCAGCATTAGAACAGTTCTGGAAAGGGCTTCAAGATGTCAGTACAAACCCAGAAAATACAGCATCTCGTAAAGTAGCAATGCAACGTGCTGAGCACCTAGCTGAATCCTTTAGATATATGGACAAGCAGCTAAAAACAATTCAAGGTAATTTAGGGAACGAAGTTAATGTAGCGACTAATCGTATCAACTCACTCTTAAAGCAAATTGCTGCCATCAATAAACAAGTTCAGGAAGTAGAGCCGAATGGTCATGTACCGAACGATTTATACGATGAACGTGATGTTTTAATCGATGAATTAAACAATTACATACCTGTATCCATTAAACGTGTCGAATCTGGCGGAAATGCTAGTGCTGTGGCAGAAGGAAGCCTGACAGTTGTGTTCAAACCATATGGCACAGATAAAGAAATTGAGCTAGTGAATGGTAAAGATTATGCTACTTTCGAAGTAAATGGTACTGTCGCTAATCCAAGTGGCTCAAAGCAAATTGATGGCACGAACTTGTCCAATATGTTCTCATCTATTCAAGTAAGTGGGCTAGGCTCGACAGAATCAATTGCATATGACGATTTAGAGCCAGGTAAAGGGAAACTATTATCACTAATTGATTCATACGGTTATGATAGTGCAGGTGAGTCTAAAGGTTATTACATTGAAACACTAGCAAGCCTTGATAAACTTGCAGCTGAATTTGCTGAAGCCTTCAATGAAATGCATAAGAAAGGTTATGATTTATCAGGTGATAAAAATGATATAGATTTCTTTACTACGGAAGACGGATCACCGATAACGGCTGGTAATATTAGGGTAAATGATGATTTTTTAAATGATCCTTCTAAATTAGCTGCTTCTTCTGGACCGAATGAAGAAGGAAATGGTAAATGGGCACTTGAACTTGCTAATATTCAATCAAAAGGACAAGCTAGTTTAAATGGTGCAACATTCAACTCGTATTATCAAGGAATGATTGGTAAATTAGGTACTGACGGTGAAGAAGCTTATCGCTTAAACAAAACTTCTGAAACTTTATTAGTAACACTTTCTGGTAATCGTGCCTCAGTAAGTTCAGTATCCCTTGATGAGGAAATGACAAATATGATTACGTTCCAACAAGCATATAATGCCAACGCACGTATGATTACAGTTGTCGATGAAACATTAGACAAAATCATTAACGGCATGGGCCGTGTAGGACTATAA
- the flgL gene encoding flagellar hook-associated protein FlgL, whose protein sequence is MRVTQSMLSNNMLLNLNNSYGKMSKLQDQITSGTKITRPSDDPVIAVKGMGYRRDLGQVEQYTRNMNEVNNWIDTTDESLNQVSEQMKRVRELVIQAANDTNTPEERAKIKTEIDQIRQQIQDIGNTKIADRYIFSGTNTSKPLFVEATPPNADGIKIINSDINAPNGDVEIEVYDSIQMKVNTPGAELFQNIDDMMGKISDLLDPERPGGPATGEEIGNALGGVAEQSTGDDITAIHNKILEAQADVGARQNRVELMENRLSIREIGVTKQMSDNEDVDYAKAITEMITQNSIHQAALSVGAQIIQQTLVDFIR, encoded by the coding sequence ATGCGCGTAACACAATCCATGTTATCGAATAACATGCTTTTAAACTTAAATAATAGCTACGGTAAAATGTCCAAGCTACAAGACCAAATCACTTCAGGTACAAAGATTACTCGTCCTTCTGATGACCCAGTTATTGCAGTAAAAGGCATGGGCTATCGCCGAGATTTAGGTCAAGTAGAACAATATACACGTAATATGAATGAGGTTAATAACTGGATCGATACAACTGACGAATCGCTAAATCAAGTTAGCGAACAAATGAAGCGTGTTCGTGAGCTTGTTATTCAAGCAGCTAATGATACGAATACTCCAGAAGAACGTGCGAAGATTAAAACTGAAATTGATCAAATTCGTCAGCAAATTCAGGATATCGGAAATACAAAAATTGCTGATCGTTATATTTTTAGTGGTACGAACACTAGTAAGCCATTATTTGTTGAAGCTACACCGCCAAATGCTGATGGTATTAAAATTATAAATTCAGATATAAATGCGCCTAATGGTGATGTAGAAATTGAAGTATATGATAGTATTCAAATGAAAGTGAATACTCCTGGAGCTGAACTATTTCAAAATATTGATGATATGATGGGGAAAATTTCAGATCTTTTAGATCCTGAACGTCCTGGTGGTCCAGCTACTGGTGAAGAAATCGGTAATGCGCTTGGAGGAGTAGCGGAACAAAGCACTGGAGATGATATTACTGCAATCCATAATAAAATTCTCGAGGCTCAGGCTGATGTCGGGGCACGTCAAAACCGTGTAGAATTAATGGAGAATCGTCTTTCTATTCGTGAAATCGGTGTAACAAAGCAAATGTCCGATAATGAAGATGTTGATTACGCAAAAGCAATTACAGAAATGATCACTCAAAATTCCATTCATCAGGCTGCATTATCTGTAGGTGCACAAATTATTCAACAAACATTAGTAGATTTTATTAGATAA